From the Salinimicrobium tongyeongense genome, one window contains:
- a CDS encoding M3 family metallopeptidase, whose protein sequence is MTERNPLLQEFNTAPFMKIKTGHYKPAIEEAIGRAQKDIKKITASAAAPTFENTVEALEFAGEQLDRITSIFFNINSAETNDEIQKLAQEISPVLTDFKNDIIQDPVLFQKVKAVYKNRDSLNLNVEQSTLLDKKYKMFKRNGASLDPAKKQELRELDKKLAALSLNFGENVLAETNRYELHITRKEDLEGLPKGARTAAKMLAKEKKNKEGWIFNLHYPSYIPFMKYAKNRELRKELAIAFGAKGFHGDELDNRENVLQIVKLRHKKANLLGYPTYAHFKLEERMAETPEKVNSFMEELLEKAKPAAEKEFAELENFARELDNIDRLEKWDAAYYSEKLKQKLFDLDDEQLKPYFELNNVIKGVFMVAEKLYGLRFQQVFDVETYHPEVLTYRVKDEEDKEVALFYADFHPREGKRGGAWMTSYKSQYRQKGKNERPHISIVCNFTKPTDEEPSLLTFNEVTTLFHEFGHALHGMLADTVYPSISGTNVFWDFVELPSQVLENWCYEKEALKLFATHYETGEVIPDELIQKIKDSAAFHEGMATLRQLSFGMLDMSWHSEDPSGIDDVKAHEEKAFEPTQLYPEVKENCMSTSFSHIFQGGYAAGYYSYKWAEVLDADAFEFFTENGIFDRETANKFRETILSQGGTEHPLTLYKRFRGKEAAPEALLRRAGLLPKK, encoded by the coding sequence ATGACAGAAAGAAATCCATTACTGCAAGAATTCAATACTGCCCCATTTATGAAAATAAAGACCGGGCATTACAAACCGGCCATAGAAGAAGCTATTGGGCGGGCACAAAAAGACATCAAAAAAATCACAGCTTCAGCAGCAGCCCCAACTTTTGAAAATACCGTGGAAGCCCTTGAATTTGCAGGAGAACAGCTGGATAGGATCACCAGTATTTTCTTCAACATCAATTCAGCCGAAACCAATGATGAAATCCAGAAACTAGCACAGGAAATATCCCCGGTGCTTACCGATTTCAAAAACGACATTATCCAGGACCCGGTACTTTTTCAGAAGGTGAAAGCTGTGTATAAAAATAGAGACAGCCTTAACCTCAACGTGGAACAAAGCACCCTGCTGGACAAGAAATACAAAATGTTTAAGCGCAATGGGGCCAGCCTTGATCCTGCCAAAAAGCAGGAATTGCGGGAACTCGATAAAAAACTGGCTGCCCTAAGCCTCAACTTTGGAGAAAATGTACTGGCCGAAACGAACAGGTACGAACTTCACATCACCAGGAAAGAAGATCTAGAAGGCCTGCCAAAAGGGGCCCGCACTGCGGCAAAAATGCTGGCAAAAGAAAAGAAGAACAAAGAAGGCTGGATCTTCAACCTTCATTATCCAAGCTACATCCCGTTTATGAAATATGCCAAAAACCGGGAGCTGCGCAAAGAGCTTGCCATTGCTTTTGGCGCCAAAGGTTTTCATGGGGACGAGCTTGACAACAGGGAGAATGTGCTGCAAATTGTCAAGCTGCGACACAAAAAAGCAAACCTTTTGGGCTACCCAACCTATGCGCATTTCAAGCTTGAAGAACGTATGGCCGAAACTCCTGAAAAAGTAAATTCCTTCATGGAAGAACTTTTAGAAAAAGCCAAACCTGCAGCCGAAAAAGAATTCGCAGAACTTGAAAACTTTGCCCGCGAGCTTGACAATATTGACCGACTAGAAAAATGGGATGCTGCCTATTATTCAGAAAAACTGAAACAAAAGCTCTTCGATCTCGATGACGAACAGCTCAAACCTTATTTTGAGCTCAACAACGTGATCAAAGGCGTCTTCATGGTAGCCGAAAAACTTTACGGCCTCAGGTTTCAGCAGGTTTTTGATGTGGAAACCTATCACCCCGAAGTACTTACATACCGCGTGAAAGATGAAGAAGATAAAGAAGTGGCCCTGTTCTATGCCGATTTCCACCCACGGGAGGGAAAACGCGGCGGGGCGTGGATGACTTCTTATAAATCTCAGTACCGCCAAAAGGGCAAAAATGAACGCCCCCATATTTCCATAGTTTGCAACTTCACAAAACCTACAGACGAAGAGCCCTCGCTGCTCACTTTTAACGAGGTCACTACCCTTTTCCACGAATTTGGCCACGCCCTGCACGGCATGCTGGCAGATACTGTTTACCCAAGTATTTCGGGGACTAACGTCTTCTGGGATTTTGTTGAGCTGCCAAGCCAGGTGCTCGAAAACTGGTGCTATGAAAAAGAAGCTCTAAAACTTTTTGCCACGCACTACGAGACAGGCGAAGTAATTCCCGATGAGCTTATCCAAAAGATCAAAGATTCGGCTGCTTTCCACGAAGGCATGGCTACCTTAAGGCAGTTGAGCTTTGGAATGCTTGACATGAGCTGGCACAGCGAAGACCCCTCGGGCATTGATGATGTCAAGGCCCATGAAGAAAAAGCCTTTGAACCCACCCAACTTTATCCCGAAGTGAAAGAGAACTGCATGAGCACTTCCTTTTCACATATTTTCCAGGGTGGCTATGCCGCCGGTTATTATTCCTATAAATGGGCAGAAGTGCTGGACGCCGATGCTTTTGAATTCTTTACTGAAAATGGCATTTTTGACAGGGAAACCGCCAATAAATTCAGGGAAACCATACTTTCACAGGGAGGCACCGAGCATCCGTTGACCCTGTACAAACGCTTCAGAGGAAAAGAAGCTGCCCCCGAAGCCTTGTTGCGAAGAGCAGGATTGCTTCCGAAGAAATAA
- the purE gene encoding 5-(carboxyamino)imidazole ribonucleotide mutase, translated as MSKIGIIMGSTSDMPVMQEAIDILRSFEIEVEVDIVSAHRTPEKLFDYGQNAHTRGIKVVIAGAGGAAHLPGMIASLSPLPVIGVPVKSSNSIDGWDSVLSILQMPGGVPVATVALNGAKNAGILAAQIIGSSNPHVLQKIVDYKKSLRQKVIEGAKSIRK; from the coding sequence ATGAGCAAAATAGGGATCATCATGGGCAGCACCAGCGATATGCCGGTAATGCAGGAAGCAATAGATATTTTAAGGTCTTTTGAAATAGAAGTTGAAGTAGATATAGTTTCTGCTCACCGCACCCCCGAAAAACTTTTCGACTACGGGCAAAACGCCCATACCCGCGGCATTAAAGTGGTTATTGCAGGGGCCGGTGGCGCCGCGCACCTGCCGGGAATGATTGCCTCCCTTTCCCCCCTGCCGGTCATTGGAGTGCCGGTAAAATCGAGCAACTCTATTGATGGCTGGGACTCTGTGCTGTCTATACTTCAAATGCCCGGCGGGGTTCCCGTGGCCACCGTGGCATTGAACGGCGCCAAAAACGCCGGAATACTCGCAGCTCAAATCATTGGCAGTTCCAACCCCCATGTACTTCAAAAGATCGTTGATTACAAAAAAAGCCTCAGGCAAAAAGTGATTGAAGGAGCAAAAAGCATCAGAAAGTAA
- a CDS encoding 5-(carboxyamino)imidazole ribonucleotide synthase, whose product MINYFSSDFTLGILGGGQLGKMLLYETRKFDIRTIVLDPSAEAPCRIACDEFTRGDLMDFDTVVNFGRKADVLTFEIEAVNVEALEKLESEGKKVYPSSKTLKKIQDKAVQKDFFRSHEIPTANFQKYPSKMAFLEALQKGEISLPLVWKSTTGGYDGKGVAVVKDLQTAEDLPETACIAEDLIPFKNELAVIVARNPSGEVKTYPVVEMEFHPEANQVEYVICPARIDAAVAEKARKVAENVSRAYEHIGLLAVEMFQTQEDEILVNEVAPRPHNSGHYSIEAAFTNQFEQHLRAILDLPLGETESKAGGVMVNLVGEEGFSGNVVYENISKIMKLKGVTPHIYGKKITRPFRKMGHVTIVNANLSEARKIAEAVKKTIRVISE is encoded by the coding sequence ATGATCAACTATTTTTCTTCAGATTTCACCCTAGGGATACTTGGTGGTGGCCAGCTGGGCAAAATGCTCCTCTACGAAACCCGAAAGTTTGACATTCGCACTATTGTGCTCGATCCCAGTGCCGAAGCGCCCTGCAGGATTGCCTGCGACGAATTTACCCGGGGCGATCTCATGGATTTTGACACGGTGGTGAACTTCGGAAGAAAAGCCGATGTGCTCACCTTTGAGATTGAGGCCGTTAATGTTGAAGCTCTTGAAAAATTAGAATCTGAAGGAAAAAAAGTCTATCCTTCCTCCAAAACCCTGAAGAAGATACAGGACAAAGCTGTACAAAAAGATTTCTTCAGGAGCCACGAAATCCCCACGGCAAACTTTCAGAAATACCCTTCAAAAATGGCATTTTTGGAAGCTCTTCAAAAAGGGGAAATTTCCCTGCCTCTTGTGTGGAAAAGCACAACGGGAGGTTACGATGGCAAAGGAGTTGCAGTTGTAAAAGACCTTCAAACCGCCGAAGATTTACCCGAAACTGCCTGTATTGCCGAAGATCTCATCCCTTTTAAGAATGAACTGGCGGTAATCGTGGCCCGCAACCCGTCTGGAGAAGTAAAAACCTACCCTGTGGTTGAAATGGAGTTTCATCCTGAAGCCAACCAGGTAGAATACGTGATTTGTCCGGCGCGCATTGATGCTGCCGTAGCCGAAAAGGCCAGAAAAGTGGCCGAAAATGTATCCCGCGCCTACGAGCATATCGGGCTTTTGGCTGTTGAAATGTTCCAGACGCAGGAAGATGAGATCTTAGTGAACGAAGTTGCTCCCAGGCCACACAACAGCGGGCATTACAGCATAGAAGCCGCCTTTACCAACCAGTTTGAACAGCATTTAAGGGCCATTCTTGACCTTCCTTTAGGTGAGACCGAGAGCAAGGCCGGCGGTGTGATGGTGAATTTGGTGGGCGAAGAAGGCTTTTCAGGGAACGTGGTTTACGAGAACATTTCAAAGATCATGAAACTCAAAGGCGTCACCCCCCATATCTACGGAAAAAAGATCACCCGGCCTTTCAGAAAAATGGGCCACGTGACCATAGTAAACGCCAATCTTTCTGAAGCCAGGAAAATTGCGGAAGCAGTAAAAAAGACGATTAGAGTAATAAGTGAATAA
- a CDS encoding adenylate kinase: protein MVQLHDLKFTPFISEAEINAGIEKVAAQINADFGDKTPVFLGVLNGAFLFASEVIKRFKGDCEVNFVKLSSYEGTGTTGNVESLMGITSPLKGRNVVVIEDIVDTGNTLESIDKILKREEVNQYKIATLFYKPASYKKSLPIDYVGMEIPNDFIVGYGLDYNGLGRNLTQVYKLKNSKMTNIVLFGPPGAGKGTQASILKNHYNLKHISTGDVFRYNIKNETELGKLAKAYMDKGQLVPDSITIDMLKAEVRQSSEGNGFIFDGFPRTVAQAEALEEFLQEEGTQVSAMIALEVDDEILVERLLERGKTSGRPDDANELVIRKRIKVYYEETAILKQFYLKQNKYFGINGVGSIEEITARLKEAIDQLV from the coding sequence TTGGTACAACTACACGATCTAAAATTTACTCCTTTTATTTCTGAAGCCGAAATCAATGCAGGCATAGAAAAAGTGGCTGCACAGATAAATGCCGATTTTGGAGACAAAACGCCCGTCTTTCTTGGGGTTTTAAACGGCGCTTTTCTTTTTGCGTCTGAAGTTATTAAGAGATTTAAGGGAGACTGTGAAGTGAACTTTGTGAAGCTTAGTTCTTATGAAGGTACGGGAACCACAGGCAATGTGGAATCCCTAATGGGTATTACAAGTCCGCTTAAGGGTCGTAATGTAGTGGTTATTGAAGATATTGTTGACACTGGGAACACCCTGGAAAGTATCGATAAGATCCTTAAAAGGGAAGAAGTGAACCAATATAAAATTGCAACTTTATTTTACAAGCCGGCATCTTACAAAAAGAGCCTTCCCATAGATTATGTGGGAATGGAGATCCCCAATGATTTTATAGTAGGATATGGCCTTGATTATAACGGGCTGGGCAGAAATCTCACCCAGGTCTATAAACTTAAAAACAGTAAAATGACAAACATTGTTTTGTTTGGGCCTCCTGGCGCAGGAAAAGGAACCCAGGCGTCTATTCTGAAAAATCATTACAACCTGAAACACATTTCTACAGGAGATGTCTTTAGGTACAATATCAAGAATGAAACTGAACTTGGGAAACTTGCGAAAGCATACATGGATAAAGGCCAGCTGGTGCCCGATAGCATTACCATTGATATGCTGAAGGCAGAAGTACGCCAGTCAAGTGAAGGGAACGGGTTTATTTTTGACGGATTTCCTCGCACAGTGGCACAGGCCGAAGCACTTGAAGAATTCCTTCAGGAAGAGGGCACCCAGGTTAGCGCCATGATCGCCCTTGAGGTTGATGACGAAATTCTTGTAGAGCGTTTGCTGGAGCGTGGCAAAACATCGGGCCGGCCAGATGATGCCAATGAGCTTGTTATTCGCAAGAGAATAAAGGTATATTATGAAGAAACCGCTATTTTAAAGCAGTTTTATTTAAAACAGAATAAGTATTTTGGAATAAACGGGGTGGGTTCTATTGAAGAGATCACTGCGCGTTTAAAAGAAGCTATTGACCAGCTGGTATAA
- the obgE gene encoding GTPase ObgE: MTEGNFVDYVKIHVASGNGGKGSAHLHREKYIAKGGPDGGDGGRGGHVIIKGNKNLWTLFHLKFKRHIKAGHGEHGSKQRSTGADGQDEIIEVPLGTVIRDTETQNILHEITEDGQEIIVAEGGKGGLGNWHFKSSTNQTPRYAQPGIPGEEEDITLELKILADVGLVGFPNAGKSTLLSVITAAKPKIADYEFTTLKPNLGIVEYRDFKTFVVADIPGIIEGAAEGRGIGHRFLRHIERNSTLLFLIPADAKDIVKQYEILVDELRRYNPELLDKDRLVAISKSDMLDEELKAEMKAQLDGELNAPYLFISSVAQQGLTQLKDKLWEMLNKEESV, from the coding sequence ATGACTGAAGGGAATTTTGTTGATTACGTTAAGATACACGTAGCCTCGGGTAACGGAGGTAAAGGATCGGCTCATTTGCACCGTGAAAAATACATTGCAAAGGGCGGGCCCGATGGAGGAGATGGAGGCCGTGGAGGGCATGTGATCATAAAAGGGAACAAAAACCTTTGGACGCTTTTTCACCTCAAATTTAAAAGGCATATCAAAGCCGGGCACGGCGAGCATGGCAGCAAACAGCGCAGCACCGGTGCCGACGGGCAGGATGAGATCATTGAAGTGCCCCTGGGTACCGTGATTCGGGATACCGAAACTCAAAATATTCTGCACGAGATCACCGAAGACGGGCAGGAAATAATTGTTGCTGAAGGTGGAAAAGGCGGGCTGGGCAACTGGCATTTCAAATCGTCAACCAATCAGACGCCCAGGTACGCACAGCCGGGTATTCCGGGGGAGGAAGAAGATATTACCCTTGAGCTTAAAATTCTGGCCGATGTTGGTCTCGTAGGATTTCCAAATGCCGGAAAATCTACTTTACTTTCAGTAATTACAGCGGCTAAACCCAAAATAGCCGATTATGAATTCACTACCCTAAAACCTAATTTGGGAATAGTGGAATACCGTGACTTCAAAACTTTTGTAGTAGCCGATATTCCCGGGATTATTGAAGGTGCGGCTGAAGGGAGAGGTATTGGTCACAGGTTTTTGAGGCACATTGAACGCAACTCGACCCTTCTCTTTCTTATACCTGCCGATGCAAAGGATATTGTAAAGCAGTATGAGATCCTGGTAGATGAACTAAGGCGTTATAACCCCGAACTTCTTGATAAAGACAGGCTGGTGGCTATTTCAAAAAGCGATATGCTCGATGAGGAGTTAAAAGCTGAAATGAAGGCGCAACTCGATGGGGAACTTAATGCTCCATACTTATTTATTTCATCTGTAGCGCAGCAGGGCTTGACCCAGCTTAAAGATAAGCTTTGGGAAATGCTGAATAAAGAGGAGTCTGTTTAA
- a CDS encoding DUF4136 domain-containing protein, with translation MRFLKIFCLCAMISACGGPRAAYDYDDQINFSNYNSIGIYPEMRTGLSELDENRLLNSVKNAIKERGLSASTTPNLYLNIYSEQYQEPSRNRLGVGIGGTGGNVGVGVSGGIPLGGPESFLQLTFDLIDVQRDELVWQAVVNSKFDFNWSPSKRQQQFDKIVNEALEGYPPKR, from the coding sequence ATGAGATTTTTAAAAATATTCTGTTTGTGTGCCATGATAAGCGCCTGTGGAGGACCAAGGGCAGCTTACGACTACGATGACCAAATTAATTTTTCCAACTATAATTCTATAGGCATTTATCCTGAAATGCGTACCGGGCTGAGTGAGCTCGATGAAAACCGGCTGCTTAACAGTGTCAAAAATGCCATTAAGGAGAGGGGTTTATCTGCCTCTACAACTCCCAATCTTTACCTCAATATTTATTCGGAACAGTACCAGGAACCCAGCCGCAACCGTTTGGGAGTGGGAATAGGCGGTACCGGAGGGAATGTGGGAGTAGGGGTGAGCGGTGGGATTCCCTTAGGAGGACCGGAGAGCTTTCTTCAGCTTACTTTTGACCTGATAGATGTTCAAAGAGACGAACTGGTATGGCAGGCGGTTGTGAACAGTAAATTTGACTTCAACTGGAGCCCTTCGAAAAGACAACAACAGTTTGATAAAATTGTAAATGAAGCTCTGGAAGGTTACCCTCCAAAAAGGTGA
- a CDS encoding OmpA family protein, whose product MKKLYTTLLAILIGFSAVAQSSQVKKANRLFNQRAYMDASEEYRLVQDKDQEVLQKLGDSYFFTNRMGNAAETYRSLFLKYNDGSVAPEYSFRFAHALRATGQDEEADKYFSQYYNETVDFEEWTSKLDTAVSHTYTTNQVMQNAASSDFGITFMGDRIVFASTRNQSRPIYAWNKKPYLDLYVADIDDEGKLSNIALFNDKINTDTHESSAAFSTDGKTMYFDRTNSRRVKVDWAEVPVATIRIYRAELVDGEWTNIEALPFTSDQYSVEHPTLSEDGSTLYFASDMPGSMGSFDIYSVAVNEDGTFGEPVNLGPNVNTAHREQFPYIANDGTLYFTSDGHMGYGNLDVFKSEQTNGTFGEAQNLGNSLNSEFDDFAFVLKEGEEKGYLASNRRGSDNLYAFTREDYTPPILPKEEMEINPETGRRQIAGVGNIYFDFDKATIKPESEPTLNRVAEIMKNYPMLKIEIGSHADARGSDKYNMDLSQRRAESTLEYLVSQGISRDRLVPKGYGEEVPLNDCTRPNMCTAAEYARNRRSEFTEITGSTPYLQDQPEAADDDQN is encoded by the coding sequence ATGAAAAAACTTTATACAACACTTTTAGCTATCCTTATTGGATTCTCGGCCGTGGCCCAGAGTTCGCAGGTAAAGAAAGCTAACCGTTTATTCAACCAGAGAGCCTATATGGACGCTTCTGAAGAGTACCGGTTAGTTCAGGATAAGGATCAGGAAGTCCTTCAGAAATTAGGAGACTCCTATTTCTTTACAAACAGAATGGGCAATGCGGCAGAAACCTACCGCAGCCTTTTTCTGAAATACAATGACGGCAGCGTTGCACCCGAATATTCTTTCAGGTTTGCTCATGCCCTTCGTGCTACAGGACAGGACGAAGAAGCCGACAAATATTTTAGCCAGTACTACAACGAAACTGTAGATTTTGAAGAGTGGACTTCAAAGCTTGATACCGCTGTATCTCACACTTACACTACCAACCAGGTAATGCAGAACGCAGCGTCTTCAGACTTCGGAATTACTTTTATGGGTGACCGCATCGTTTTTGCCTCTACCCGCAATCAATCCCGGCCAATTTACGCATGGAACAAGAAACCTTATCTTGACCTTTACGTAGCCGATATTGATGATGAAGGTAAACTAAGCAACATCGCTTTGTTCAACGACAAGATCAACACCGATACTCACGAAAGTTCAGCGGCTTTTTCTACCGATGGAAAAACTATGTACTTTGACCGTACTAACTCTAGAAGGGTTAAAGTTGACTGGGCCGAAGTACCTGTAGCTACCATTAGAATTTACCGCGCCGAGCTTGTTGATGGAGAATGGACAAACATTGAAGCCTTGCCTTTCACCAGCGACCAGTATTCCGTAGAGCACCCAACCTTAAGTGAAGACGGTTCTACTCTTTACTTCGCCAGTGATATGCCAGGATCTATGGGGTCATTTGACATCTACAGCGTGGCTGTTAACGAAGACGGAACCTTTGGTGAACCCGTAAACCTCGGGCCAAATGTAAACACTGCTCACCGCGAGCAGTTCCCTTACATTGCTAATGACGGAACGCTTTATTTCACTTCCGATGGCCACATGGGTTACGGTAACCTTGATGTATTTAAAAGTGAGCAAACAAATGGAACTTTTGGAGAGGCTCAAAACCTTGGAAACTCTCTAAACAGTGAATTTGATGACTTTGCTTTTGTACTTAAAGAAGGAGAAGAAAAAGGATATCTTGCTTCCAACAGAAGAGGATCTGATAACCTTTACGCTTTCACCAGAGAAGACTACACACCTCCAATCCTTCCTAAAGAAGAAATGGAGATCAATCCTGAAACCGGTAGAAGACAAATCGCAGGAGTTGGAAACATTTACTTCGATTTCGACAAAGCAACCATCAAACCTGAATCTGAACCTACCCTTAACCGTGTAGCTGAGATCATGAAGAACTATCCAATGCTTAAAATCGAAATTGGATCTCACGCCGATGCCCGTGGGTCAGATAAATACAATATGGACCTTTCTCAGCGTCGTGCCGAGTCTACTCTCGAGTATCTAGTGTCTCAGGGAATAAGCCGTGACAGGCTGGTTCCAAAAGGATATGGTGAAGAAGTGCCATTGAATGACTGTACAAGACCTAATATGTGTACTGCTGCTGAATATGCCCGCAACAGAAGAAGTGAATTCACTGAAATTACAGGAAGCACTCCTTACCTGCAAGATCAGCCTGAAGCAGCCGATGATGACCAAAACTAG
- a CDS encoding PorP/SprF family type IX secretion system membrane protein, whose protein sequence is MRNSFIKIFTVVCIALFSLKGNAQQDPMYTQYMYNMSVINPAYAIDDLGILNVGGIYRNQWAGMEGAPETANFFAHTGLSERLEAGISIVHDEIGDIVKENNLYADVAYVLPVSETSKLSFGVKAGVTFFDANLTALETGNNQVDPAAQNLSEVFPNFGVGAYWFGDKYYVGLSAPNLFTSKHLENKTGLARLGEENIHYFLTGGYVFDLNPNLKLKPAFMARAVEGAPLSVDITANVLLYNRFEAGVAYRFDETVSGLVNFRVTPELRIGYAYDYTTGNLSDFNDGTHEIMVLFDLDLLGLSKGYNVSPRFF, encoded by the coding sequence ATGAGAAATTCTTTTATAAAAATTTTTACAGTTGTTTGCATTGCCCTTTTTTCACTAAAGGGTAATGCACAACAAGATCCCATGTATACTCAGTATATGTATAACATGAGCGTAATTAACCCCGCTTATGCAATAGATGACCTGGGAATACTAAACGTTGGTGGTATATATAGAAACCAATGGGCCGGGATGGAAGGAGCTCCTGAAACTGCTAATTTCTTTGCCCATACAGGGTTAAGCGAAAGGCTTGAAGCTGGGATCTCTATAGTTCACGACGAAATTGGTGATATTGTTAAAGAAAATAACCTGTATGCCGATGTGGCTTATGTACTACCGGTATCCGAAACTTCAAAATTATCTTTTGGGGTAAAGGCAGGGGTTACTTTCTTTGATGCAAACCTCACTGCCCTTGAGACAGGCAACAATCAGGTTGATCCTGCTGCTCAAAACCTTAGTGAAGTATTTCCAAATTTTGGAGTTGGTGCTTACTGGTTTGGTGATAAATACTATGTAGGTCTTTCGGCACCAAACCTTTTCACATCAAAACATCTTGAAAACAAAACTGGACTGGCTCGTTTGGGAGAGGAAAATATTCACTACTTCCTTACCGGGGGGTATGTGTTTGACCTAAACCCAAATTTAAAGCTTAAACCAGCCTTCATGGCCCGTGCGGTAGAAGGAGCCCCTCTTTCTGTTGACATTACAGCAAACGTGCTTCTTTACAACCGTTTTGAAGCAGGTGTGGCTTATAGATTTGATGAAACAGTAAGCGGACTTGTGAACTTTAGAGTTACTCCTGAACTAAGAATAGGGTACGCCTACGATTATACCACAGGAAACCTAAGTGACTTTAATGATGGTACTCATGAGATCATGGTACTGTTTGACCTTGATCTTCTTGGCCTTTCAAAAGGTTACAACGTATCCCCAAGATTCTTCTAA